The Microtus ochrogaster isolate Prairie Vole_2 chromosome 22, MicOch1.0, whole genome shotgun sequence nucleotide sequence ttttaaaaatatttatttataaaaaatatttatttatttattatgtatacaatatttgtctgtgtgtatgtctgcaggccagaagagggcaccagacctcattacagatggttgtgagccaccatgtggttgccgggaattgaactcaggaactttggaagagcaggcaatgctcttaaccactgagccatctctccagcccctgcatcaGTGTTTATATCTTGCAGTGTTACTCATTATTTTAACTTTCAGAGTTTGTGGTTAGGTAGGAATACTAATGACTGCCCACCTAGTTGCTTGTCCTTCCTATACTATGAAGCCTAGTCAGTGGGGATGAAGATTTCAGGTTTGTAGAACACCATAATATGAGTGAAAAGGCAGACTTCAGAATGGAAAAAACTCATAATTAGCTTTATTTAACAGAAGTTTGTTTGCCGAACATACAGAAAACTGGAAAAACTAATCACCAAGAAAACCAAAAGGCTAATTGAAAATATGGACATGGAAATACATGGAAAGTTcagaaacattaaataaaaatgactgaattttttaaaataatcaacatAGTTAGCAGACAAATTAAAAAACTCAAATTTGAATGCATATTATATAGAATGAAAGTTCATTTTCATAGCTACCCATATTAGTGTGAAAGTGCTTGGTGTTTATTAGAGAAGTTATATGAGTTGATTTCTCAAAGCATTTGAAATAGCACTTTAGATAGTGCTGCTTATATATTCTAATAAccttattttatataaacactTCCCCAGGTCATTGCTCCAAGGagctatgactttttaaaatgggaGGTGGATTTTTGATACCATAATTATGTATTATTGAggtacttaaaaatatattaatttgagACGTTATAGGATACGATTTGACAGGAATAAGgttatattttcttctgaaaCCATTAACCTTTCGCAAATGCAAACACTTTCCTAATTCCTGCCTGCATCTCCTTGTTCCGGAAACTGTACACTATTGGGTTCAACGTGGGAGTTACTAGGGTATAAAGTGCAGCCACCACCTTGTCCCTTTCAAAGGTGTAGCTAGATGCAGGTCGGATATAGGTGTAGATCACAGGGGAATAGTAAAGGGACACCACGATAAGGTGGGATGAGCACGTGGAAAAGGCCTTCTTCTTGCCTTCTGTGGTGCGGATGCGGAGAATAGCAGCAATGATAAAGCCATAGGAGATGCAGGTGAGGGTGAAGTCCCCCACAGCCAGGGTGATATCAGCGACATAGACCATCACCTCGTTGACTCTCACGGGACTGCAGGACAATGCTAGTAGTGGTGGTATTTCACAGAAGAAGTGATCAATGATATTTGGCCCACAGAAAGTCAGTCTCAGAATAAGACCTGTGTGCACCCAGGAATTGGTTACTGCTATACCCATGACAATGCTGAGCAAGGCAACACATGTACAGTGGTTCATAATCGTACTGTACCGAAGTGGGAAAcaaatggccacatagcggtcataggccatggcaGTGAAGAGGACCATCTCAGCCCCCAGCGACCATGTAAAGAAGAAGAGCTGGGTCATGCAGCCTCCGTATGAGATCAATTTTTCTGATGTTAGCATTGTTTCCAGCATCTTCGGTATGATGCTCGTTGTGCAGATGATGTCCACAACAGCTAGGGCCAGAAGCAGAATATACATGGGAGTGTGCAAGGCAGTGTTATAGATTATGGCAATGACAATTAGCATATTGCCAACGAAAGCCACAaggtagataaaaagaaagataatgaaaAGAATTCCCTGAAGTTCAGATTTCTGAGTGAGTCCCAGAATCATAAACTCTTTAACAGTGCTGTAGTTCATAGTGCATAAGTGGTTAATCAGCAAATTTCTCCTAGTGTGAACAATGGAGAATTAAAGGCACCGTTGCAAGTGATTCTGCTGAACGTGTTCTGTTTAAGTATTGATGAAGCCCAGCGTTGGAGCATGAGTTCTGTTATGATGTGATTCTCATTTCCGGGCAGTCCGCTCTATTCTCCAGATTCCATTCTCTGATTCCCTTTCTTCCATGGATTGCTTAAACAAAGTGAAGGCAATAATGggaataaaaatatgagaaataaacCTGTTATCAAATATTACAATAATATTTCACTATATAATTTCTATTCACATATGTACATTAATAGagaaatatattaagaaaatacataTCTTAAGAATTTGGTTGATTGTATAACGGTGGTAAAATGACTTTCCTTGACAATGTAAAAGCAGAAATATTTGGAACAATATAAGCAGGTGGAACTAATCATAATCAGTTTCAAAAtgtttcaaaggaaaatattcagCAAGTTATTTTGATATTGTGTATTTGTGAAACTCCTGACCATCTCCTTGAAATCCGAATCCTCAAAAAAATTTTGACACATGTctttttttcatagttttctaCCTTTGTGAGGACATTGATAAAATTGTGTTAAGTAACTTTTGTTGACTGCAATTCAAGATAATcccatttctaaatatatatacaccGCTATGTGTCTATTTTAATAatgtatgtaaattatttttgcaACCTCCGTAAGTCCCATATGGAATAAGTTAATTGTCCATCATGctgtaatgtataaataaaatgtgatgtgTTATACAGTGGTTTACTTTACAACCTTCAAATAACTATTGTTTGCAAAATGAAAGACTTTGTATAAATAACTAGATAAATAACTGAggtatagaaagaaaatattatgatttcaaaaatatGTATCTTGTAGAAATACAGAGCAGACAGATGAAGAGTATGAATTTGTAAATATGGCCTTCAATTCTCAGTCTATGTTCAGTGAATTAATTGAGATGGTGGCTCCACTGAGTACTTTGATTATTAAATACTGGCTTCTGTAACTCACTATATTTCATACTTCCTTACCAATTACACTTCTCTCCATGACTCCTGCTTGACTTCTTCATACAGagatattttcttctgtcttactCTGTTCTGAGGCCACATAAATGTAATATTGTTTTTACAAGTTTTGAAGGATATTTTGAAGATCATAAAGATAAgagactaaaagaaataaagtgcAAGAAAggtattaaaatgaataaataaggaaGTTAGAAATATAGTGAGTTCAGGATGTGGCAAAATGGTGTCCTAAGTAAATGGTAACATCTTAAATATACataagtgtatgtatatgaaatatCAAGACTGAatgcaatgagaaaaataaatttcaagaaattATCTTGTGTATAGTCAACAgggatatgatgtgggattcccttctgtatgctttgaataccattggttaataaagaaattgtcttaggCCTGTGTTAGAGTaaagtagagctaggtggggaaaactaaccccaatgctgggagaaaggaggcggaatcagagagaagccatggagccgctgaaGGAGACCAACACTCCAGAACTTTGCTGCTAGGCCACTGAGCctagtagtaaaatataaaataatggaaattggttaaattaagatataaagctagctaataagaagttagatctaataggccaagcagtgatttaattactacagtttctgtgtggttattttgggagtctgggtggccaggaaacaaacaaatggcctcgTATTACAGGGATATGTAATACTTCTAAGAGAAGAACTGATATGTAGTATTCCCTAAATTTAGACAAACATCCCTGATGCTAGCATATAGGATTAATTTAGAGGAGACCTGAATATTATCCATCTTGATCTGATTCCATACTTAACAACCGCTTctgcattttggaaaaaaataatttatctaacTATGGCTTATTCTTTacctttcattatttattaagaCCCTCAGGAAATAAAGTTGTGCAATACTTATAACTACATACAGAGATGATTTAAACAggatcattttgtttttcagaatgaaGGAACAATCCTGAATACAAGCAATGTCTTCGCAATGAGTAATTTTGAAGTCTAAGTCTTTTTAATGACACTTGAACAGAGACTATTAAACAATAATTTATACTACATAGTCATAATTTTTGTGTAATTCACCATGGTATTTGTTTAATCCTGAGAGTAAGATTAAACCTATAATATTATTGCCCTTATTGTATATGAGGAATGATTTTTGATACTGATAGAGCTAACAGACATACTCATATCATAGAGTTAGCAC carries:
- the LOC101993824 gene encoding olfactory receptor 13G1 produces the protein MNYSTVKEFMILGLTQKSELQGILFIIFLFIYLVAFVGNMLIVIAIIYNTALHTPMYILLLALAVVDIICTTSIIPKMLETMLTSEKLISYGGCMTQLFFFTWSLGAEMVLFTAMAYDRYVAICFPLRYSTIMNHCTCVALLSIVMGIAVTNSWVHTGLILRLTFCGPNIIDHFFCEIPPLLALSCSPVRVNEVMVYVADITLAVGDFTLTCISYGFIIAAILRIRTTEGKKKAFSTCSSHLIVVSLYYSPVIYTYIRPASSYTFERDKVVAALYTLVTPTLNPIVYSFRNKEMQAGIRKVFAFAKG